The following proteins are encoded in a genomic region of Spirosoma sp. SC4-14:
- a CDS encoding transglutaminase family protein produces the protein MLRPRSGAGQWIIREEYQITPTVNVTEFTDIYGNLCQRVVAPEGPFSIHFSATVQTADIIDVAAGAPYTAVEDLPDSVLHYTLPSRYCQSDQLGSLATEITNGYEPGYDQAEAIRSWINQNIKYEYGTSNASTSAVDTANNRIGVCRDFTHLGISLCRALNIPARMVVGYLYQLDPMDLHAWFEAYIDGRWFTFDATQREPRGNRITVAYGRDAADVAFTTQFGNMVLTDMKVWVDSAEEGEVEKNGQ, from the coding sequence ATGCTACGTCCACGTTCGGGAGCCGGACAGTGGATAATTCGAGAAGAATACCAGATTACTCCAACTGTCAACGTCACGGAGTTTACCGATATTTATGGAAATCTTTGCCAGCGGGTAGTAGCACCCGAAGGACCTTTTTCAATTCATTTCTCGGCTACTGTGCAAACCGCAGATATAATTGACGTGGCGGCAGGTGCGCCCTATACGGCCGTAGAAGATTTGCCCGATAGCGTATTACATTATACCTTGCCAAGCCGTTATTGTCAATCGGATCAGTTGGGTAGTCTGGCAACCGAGATTACAAATGGCTATGAACCGGGCTACGATCAGGCTGAAGCTATTCGAAGCTGGATCAATCAGAATATAAAATATGAGTATGGGACCAGCAATGCCAGTACATCGGCGGTTGATACGGCCAATAATCGAATTGGCGTTTGCCGCGATTTTACCCATTTAGGCATTTCACTCTGCCGGGCTTTAAATATTCCGGCCCGAATGGTGGTGGGGTACCTATATCAACTTGATCCGATGGATCTTCATGCCTGGTTTGAAGCTTATATCGATGGTCGGTGGTTTACGTTTGATGCCACCCAGCGCGAACCGAGGGGTAATAGAATCACAGTGGCTTATGGGCGCGATGCTGCAGATGTTGCTTTTACAACCCAATTTGGGAACATGGTACTTACGGATATGAAGGTTTGGGTTGATTCGGCTGAAGAGGGCGAGGTCGAAAAAAACGGCCAATAA
- a CDS encoding DNA-formamidopyrimidine glycosylase family protein — protein MPELPEVEIRRQYLQASSLYQPISHIEVEDKKLLTTDYSTLLHQLEGRQFTGTWRVGKNLFILTDSSTVIVHMHFGMTGDLEYYHSSIGRPRFARIVFEFTNGFNLGFICPRKFERVGIIENIDAYLEQKKIAKDGLDISLADFKRNIGRKKALIKPVLLDQSVVAGLGNWIVDEVLFQAFVHPEQRVDSLSNEQISRIHEAIQFVLETAIRHEATYRDFPLSFLIHVREWDNSPYDDLEAHNYCPRCRTRIERSVVGGRTTFFCPKEQIIN, from the coding sequence ATGCCCGAACTGCCCGAAGTTGAAATCAGGCGACAATACCTGCAAGCCTCATCGCTATATCAGCCAATCAGTCATATTGAAGTTGAAGACAAAAAATTGCTTACTACCGACTATAGCACCTTGCTTCACCAACTCGAAGGTCGACAGTTTACGGGCACTTGGCGGGTTGGGAAAAATTTATTTATTCTGACCGACAGCTCAACGGTTATCGTTCATATGCATTTTGGTATGACTGGCGATCTGGAATATTATCATAGCTCGATTGGCCGACCACGTTTTGCCCGAATCGTATTTGAATTTACCAATGGTTTTAATCTGGGGTTTATTTGTCCACGTAAGTTTGAGCGAGTAGGAATAATTGAGAATATTGACGCTTACCTGGAGCAAAAAAAAATAGCTAAAGATGGCCTGGATATATCTCTGGCAGATTTCAAAAGAAACATCGGCCGAAAAAAAGCATTGATAAAACCTGTATTACTCGATCAGAGTGTTGTTGCAGGTTTAGGAAACTGGATTGTCGATGAAGTCTTGTTTCAGGCGTTTGTGCATCCTGAGCAACGTGTCGACTCCCTCAGCAATGAGCAAATAAGCCGAATTCATGAAGCAATACAATTTGTTCTGGAAACGGCCATCCGACACGAAGCTACCTATCGCGATTTTCCACTCAGTTTTCTTATTCATGTACGGGAATGGGACAATTCGCCATACGACGACTTAGAAGCCCACAACTATTGCCCTCGTTGCCGAACGCGCATTGAGCGCTCAGTGGTGGGGGGAAGAACAACATTCTTTTGCCCGAAAGAACAAATTATTAACTGA